The following are encoded together in the Oncorhynchus gorbuscha isolate QuinsamMale2020 ecotype Even-year linkage group LG03, OgorEven_v1.0, whole genome shotgun sequence genome:
- the LOC124022759 gene encoding transcription factor 15-like, with the protein MMTFAMLRPMATHMISYPDLGMMSEAEDNRSESDGSSDQSYGCCVSADKRRRISRQSGGSGVVIVKQRNAANARERDRTQSVNSAFTALRTLIPTEPVDRKLSKIETLHLASSYISHLANTLLLGDGNGDGQPCLGAVYVQGESGRKQPRTICTFCLSNQRKRINDGKEMRGIGSLRMSRR; encoded by the exons ATGATGACCTTTGCCATGCTGCGGCCAATGGCGACTCATATGATCAGCTACCCAGACCTGGGTATGATGTCCGAGGCCGAGGATAACCGCAGTGAGAGCGACGGTAGCTCGGATCAGAGCTATGGATGCTGCGTCTCCGCTGACAAACGTCGGAGGATTTCCAGACAATCGGGAGGCAGCGGTGTTGTAATAGTGAAACAGCGGAACGCAGCCAATGCCAGGGAGCGCGACCGTACACAAAGCGTCAACTCGGCATTTACTGCACTCCGGACTCTTATACCCACTGAGCCGGTGGACAGAAAGCTCTCCAAGATTGAGACACTTCACTTGGCATCCAGCTATATCTCCCACCTCGCCAACACCCTTCTGCTCGGAGACGGGAATGGAGATGGACAACCTTGTCTTGGCGCGGTTTACGTGCAAGGAGAAAGCGGTCGAAAGCAGCCTCGCACCATCTGTACGTTCTGTTTGAGCAACCAAAGAAAGCGG ATTAATGATGGTAAAGAGATGCGGGGTATTGGTTCACTGAGGATGAGCCGCAGATAG